One Brassica oleracea var. oleracea cultivar TO1000 chromosome C7, BOL, whole genome shotgun sequence genomic window carries:
- the LOC106302594 gene encoding uncharacterized protein LOC106302594 — MTAYWDTEAAVGKSRKASAARLSERNGLGIHKHNSGQKSYMQIEQELTVELGRPVSFGEVFIKAHTRKDGTYVDFKAEKVAEAYKKKKEEKLANLEKDNTEISEGLLLAIEEDNELFIQSTFCNDRGDLFGIGSLKKKLKRKPNDPISSYSFMHMQQKLEEAELKIKEQEARIAKAEADRALEQATNQAKMAEFSLMHKYMRSTDQKYLDFIASEASSPAPPDQ; from the exons ATGACTGCTTATTGGGACACTGAGGCAGCAGTGGGAAAGAGCCGCAAGGCATCAGCAGCTCGTTTGTCTGAACGTAATGGTCTTGGTATTCACAAGCATAACTCAGGACAGAAGTCCTATATGCAAATCGAACAGGAGCTG ACAGTGGAGTTGGGAAGACCTGTGAGTTTTGGTGAAGTATTCATCAAGGCTCATACAAGAAAAGATGGAACCTATGTTGATTTCAAAGCAGAAAAAGTTGCTGAGGCTTACAAAAAGAAAAAGGAAGAGAAGTTGGCTAACCTTGAGAAGGATAACACTGAAATCTCAGAGGGGCTTTTGCTAGCAATAGAAGAGGACAACGAGCTGTTTATTCAG TCAACTTTCTGCAATGACAGAGGAGACCTTTTTGGTATTGGAAGCCTGAAGAAGAAGCTTAAGAGAAAACCAAATGACCCGATCAGCTCCTATTCTTTCATGCACATGCAACAAAAGCTTGAAGAAGCTGAACTCAAGATAAAAGAACAAGAAGCCCGTATTGCCAAGGCTGAGGCAGACCGTGCACTGGAACAAGCTACTAACCAGGCTAAGATGGCTGAGTTCTCCCTTATGCACAAGTACATGCGTTCAACTGACCAAAAATACCTTGATTTCATTGCCTCTGAAGCATCATCTCCAGCTCCTCCTGATCAGTAA
- the LOC106306055 gene encoding major centromere autoantigen B-like, translated as MAAPNPANMAAAPNPPLDLPPKSPEVILLLKRFIRKEEMPHCAVKVLADSDLQVTVSTNAWTAAAYPYFEEDEYWFFLHRKQASKDKKNVDRRLGDLGTWKARGRSTNIYIGAQLVGIKQKYELIKGKVKTGWFQFEYTRFSNKFEKICVAHLIFAKKPEVDYPSDISDEEEEEEEEEEEEESADEEEQGLQVQAHEVELVNEQQSLHEQVLNLEEEEAAASDEVEQTLVNEEQRLQQVQAHEVELGNEHQGLQEQVVNFAHEEALTFVNGQQGHFLDDDEEWARFLNTDDDGLAIDDLFEDGDSEKTLEHVNEQQSLQDQVLNLEEEAAAADDDEEEQTHVNEVEQQGGLQVHAHEGELGRSSC; from the exons ATGGCGGCACCAAATCCAGCAAATATGGCGGCGGCACCGAATCCTCCACTAG ATCTCCCTCCCAAGAGTCCTGAAGTGATCCTTTTGCTCAAGCGTTTCATACGGAAGGAGGAGATGCCTCATTGTGCTGTAAAGGTTCTTGCCGATTCAGATCTCCAAGTCACAGTATCCACTAACGCCTGGACTGCAGCAGCGTATCCTTATTTTGAAGAAGATGAATACTGGTTTTTTCTGCATAGGAAACAAGCTTCTAAGGATAAGAAGAATGTTGATAGAAGGCTTGGAGACTTGGGGACATGGAAGGCAAGGGGCAGGAGTACTAACATCTACATTGGTGCGCAGCTGGTAGGCATCAAACAGAAGTATGAACTAATTAAAGGCAAAGTTAAAACTGGATGGTTCCAATTCGAGTACACAAGGTTTTCCAACAAGTTCGAGAAAATCTGTGTAGCCCATCTCATCTTTGCCAAGAAGCCTGAAGTGGATTATCCTTCTGATATCAGTGATGAAGAAGAAGAAGAAGAAGAAGAAGAAGAAGAAGAAGAATCTGCTGATGAGGAAGAGCAGGGTTTGCAGGTACAGGCTCATGAGGTTGAACTTGTGAATGAGCAGCAGAGTCTGCATGAGCAGGTGTTGAACTTGGAAGAAGAAGAAGCTGCTGCTTCTGATGAGGTAGAGCAGACACTTGTGAATGAGGAGCAGAGGTTGCAGCAGGTACAGGCTCATGAGGTTGAACTTGGGAATGAGCATCAGGGTCTGCAGGAGCAGGTGGTCAACTTTGCTCATGAGGAAGCGCTGACATTTGTGAATGGGCAGCAGGGGCATTTTCTGGACGATGACGAGGAGTGGGCTCGCTTCTTGAACACTGACGATGATGGTCTGGCGATTGATGACTTGTTCGAAGATGGTGATTCAGAAAAGACGCTAGAACATGTGAACGAGCAGCAGAGTCTGCAGGATCAGGTGCTGAACTTGGAAGAAGAAGCTGCTGCTGCTGATGATGATGAGGAAGAGCAGACACATGTGAATGAGGTGGAGCAGCAGGGGGGGTTGCAGGTACATGCTCATGAGGGTGAACTTGGAAGAAGCAGCTGCTGA